GTCACATCCGAGTATGAACAATGTACGTGACATGCATACAAGAGGAAGGCACGGTCGCATACAAACCTGCAGAGAGAAGATGACCACTGTGAAGCACACAACTGCCGTGATGCCCACTGCCATGACCACCGTGTCAGTGTCATGGAAGCTGGCGATCATTCCCACCATGTAGGACATACTGAGGGTCAGGACGGACTGAAAACAAGAAACACAAATACATCAGCCATGCTGCATGTGTTTGCGTGAAGTTTTATGGCATAAATAGGAAATAGAAAAATCATTTATCATATTGTAGTTACAAAACAGGGATTTTTGAGACTCAATCTGAATTTAATCTGTGTAAACTTTTATAAATACAAAATCTCATCTTCACAGAAAGTAAGCAGTCTCATCTCTCACTATACCGCCTCAAAATACATGTTTATCCAATTCAATTAATAataggaaaaatgttttttttccaaggcAGTTGTATGATTCATAAACGAGAAGGCCTACACAATGATGATTCAATCATCCAGATCAGACAACACAGTACTTTCTGAGCTGTACcttcttccctctctgtcttccattttgaaaaagaaagaaaaaaaaaaaaaaaaaaacgggctTACTAATGCAACCAGGTTCCAAGGATGTCTTCGGCGAACGCTTCCACAGCAGCTGATCACACAAACCGACACAAAGAATATGACATAGGACACCAGGTACGTCCAGGCGTTCACCATGACAAACGTCTTGATTTCATCCACGAAGGTGAAAACAGCCACAAAGGCAAATGTCACCATCAGCTGAGCAGTCAACACCAAGAAAACCTGGAGAGAAGAATGGATTATTAGGCAGCAGACACAGATAATATTTTTAACAaagaatgcttttttttttttttttttaaagatggatCTCAAGTTGTATCAAAGGACATGATTAACTCCAAAAACAGAGATTATGTTTTagcttgtgtttgtttgtcagcaagatatgtcaaaaatgtaatttcaatgAAATTTCGTGGAAAGTATCGTGAGACAGCAATAATTATTTTTGGTGCAAAATCCaggactttttaaaaaaaaaaaattttaaattaaaagatCATGCTTTACTTGACATACATGTATCTTGTGCTTGTTTATCActacatatattttttgcattaaATCCATATGTAGATTCAGATAAATACATTtacaaacattttttattcctaAAACAGGTATGGCAGTTGTTGATAAATCCAGTAAATTTACATAAAAAGGTACTTCATTGCATTGATGATAattcatatttaaatttttttttaaatacaattatgtcAAAAAGCTGTCCCACGCtagcctggttaacaccagacccttctcagttgtagaagagtgggtctgggaaaggttcattgtcAGTTCCTTTCCAAAGGGGCAtaaccaacggacgccgctcaaatgcctctggacgcattggatagtccttcaaccaatcagaccaacgaccCGGGTGACGCTGTGATTCGGgtgccgtcatgttgaatgtaaacaaaaagctgctcgccatcgctgcgctatcgtcgtcgcgtgaagcccgcctcaacggttgtgattggtgcctcgattttggggacattggaaatgtgtttgaatgggctcttcgccagactgacttgcagagcaaatctcaaatttgccggaagttcgtcaggatTTACCCAGGCTAGTCCCGTGCATTGATTTGCAACACTTCCTATGATGGCCTCATACACCCAGCCATAATAATGTGACCTTTTCTTCCACTACACTCTCTCCTTACCTTTCGAATGAAGGCTCTTCTTATGGTCTTGTTATCTAACCCAAAATCAAAGTCCTGATTCTCATGAAAGGGTGGTGGGTCCTCTTCGCTATGGTAAACGTCATCTGCAGTGGCACCAACCAAAAACATCAAATTGATTACATTACACTACGAATGTAATTCCATATATTTAGAAAAGATGCAACAAGAAAACACTAACCGCTGAAGTTGCCATTAAAGCCCTGGCCTGGTGGAGAGTATGGGGAGGAAGAAGGGTTGGCTCCAAATCCGGAGCCGCCTTGAGGATTCATTCCGAAAGCTCCAGGGACGCCCGGTCCAAAAGCAGTCGGTGGAGGGAAAGGGAAACCACCTGGAGGAGGGAAACCACCAGCAGCAGGGAAACCAGCAGGTGCAGGGAAACCAGCAGGTGCAGGCGCTCCGAACATGTTTGGGCCTGGCATATTCATGTCAAATGTGACCGGAAACGCTGGCTGCCCAGGAAGCGAGGGTGGAG
The DNA window shown above is from Perca fluviatilis chromosome 7, GENO_Pfluv_1.0, whole genome shotgun sequence and carries:
- the grinab gene encoding glutamate receptor, ionotropic, N-methyl D-aspartate-associated protein 1b (glutamate binding), producing MTTEKTAYAPVEGVPSPPSLPGQPAFPVTFDMNMPGPNMFGAPAPAGFPAPAGFPAAGGFPPPGGFPFPPPTAFGPGVPGAFGMNPQGGSGFGANPSSSPYSPPGQGFNGNFSDDVYHSEEDPPPFHENQDFDFGLDNKTIRRAFIRKVFLVLTAQLMVTFAFVAVFTFVDEIKTFVMVNAWTYLVSYVIFFVSVCVISCCGSVRRRHPWNLVALSVLTLSMSYMVGMIASFHDTDTVVMAVGITAVVCFTVVIFSLQTKYDFTSCYGVLFVCLIVLIIFGFLCIFIRDRILHIVYAGLGALLFTCFLAVDTQLLLGNKELSLSPEEYIFAALNLYTDIINIFLYILAIFGRARGS